GCGGCGTCCACGCGGCTTACCATCCCGGCTTGATGAGTGCCTTGAAGAGTGTCACGGACCCCCCTGCGACCGCGTCCTCACCCGCTTCGTCCTCCCCTTCGAAGAGGGTCCGAGCGGCCCGTCGGTTGCTTCTCCTCGCGGCCGGCTGGCTCGCCACCCGTGCTCTGATGCTGTGGCTGCTCGTTCACGACGAGTACGGCCTGCTCGGCCGGGGCGGCGTCGCACGTGAGGTATGGAAGCTGTACTTCCACTGGTACGGCTTCCTCAGACACGGCTCGTTCCCGTCCGGCGACCACCTGTGGCAGTACCCGCCGGGCGCGGGCCCGGTGCTGCTCTCGCCCGCACTGCTGCCAGGGTTGACGTACTTTCAGGCGTTCGTGGCCCTCACGCTGTTCACGGATGCCGCGATCACGTCAGTCCTCGCGCGCGTGGGCACGCGTCCGGGCCGTTCACTGCGCGGCGCGGCACTGTGGACGGCGGGCCTGCCGCTGCTGCTGCACATCCCGCTCGCCCGCTACGACGTACAGGTCACCGCCTTCGCGGTCATGTCCTTGTTGACGTTGCCGCGCTCCACGCGCGCGTGCGGCGTGTTCGCGGCGCTCGGCGCGCTGGTGAAGGTGTGGCCGGCGCTGGCGCTCATCGGCACCCCGCGCGGCCGCAGCACCCGCGAGGCGTGGACGGCGGCCGCGGTCACCGCGGTCACACTGCTCGCCCTGCTCGCGGCCCTGTTCCGCGACCCGTTCGACTTCCTGCGCCAGCAGGGCGGCCGGGGCGTGCAGATCGAGTCACTGGGCGGCACGGTCCTGATGTTCGCGCGCCGGGCCGGCTGGCCGGGGCGCACGCGCTACCAGTACGGGGCCGTGGAGTTCGTGGGCCCGCAGGTGCACACGGTCGCCGTCTGCTCGCTCGCGCTGACCGCGACGGCCTTCGCGCTGCTGGTGCTGTGGCGGGTGCGGGCCCGCCACTGGACGCCGGCGACCCCGTACGACGCGGCGCTCACGGCCGTCCTGCTGTTCACCGTGACGAGCCGGGTGATCAGCCCTCAGTACATGGTGTGGCTGGTCGGGCTCGCCGCCGTCTGTCTGACCGCACAGCGCACCACCCAGCGTCCGGTGGCCCCGCTGGTCCTGGCGGCGACCGCGGTGAGCGCCGTGGAGTATCCCGCCTGCTACGGGGAGGTCATCCACAGCACCTGGGCGGGCTGTGTGCTCATGCTCGTACGCAATGGCCTGCTGGCCTCCGCGGCGGTGCTGTCCTTCGTCCGCCTGTGCCGTTCCGGACGCCCCGCCCCCGAACGGCCGGAAACAGACGCTCCGTCGCGCAACCCGGACCGAATTCCTGCACTCTTCCACACAGGAGGTTGACCGCCTCTTAACAGATGATTACCAGACTTCCCTACGCTCCCGGCTCGTGGATTCCATGCACCCTGACGATGCACAGGTCAGCGTCGTCGTCATCGGCTACGACGACGCCACTCATGTGACGACGGCGGTGCGCTCCGCCCTGGCGCAGGGCGGCGTC
The Streptomyces sp. CGMCC 4.7035 DNA segment above includes these coding regions:
- a CDS encoding glycosyltransferase family 87 protein, which gives rise to MLWLLVHDEYGLLGRGGVAREVWKLYFHWYGFLRHGSFPSGDHLWQYPPGAGPVLLSPALLPGLTYFQAFVALTLFTDAAITSVLARVGTRPGRSLRGAALWTAGLPLLLHIPLARYDVQVTAFAVMSLLTLPRSTRACGVFAALGALVKVWPALALIGTPRGRSTREAWTAAAVTAVTLLALLAALFRDPFDFLRQQGGRGVQIESLGGTVLMFARRAGWPGRTRYQYGAVEFVGPQVHTVAVCSLALTATAFALLVLWRVRARHWTPATPYDAALTAVLLFTVTSRVISPQYMVWLVGLAAVCLTAQRTTQRPVAPLVLAATAVSAVEYPACYGEVIHSTWAGCVLMLVRNGLLASAAVLSFVRLCRSGRPAPERPETDAPSRNPDRIPALFHTGG